In the Streptomyces sp. NBC_00193 genome, GGGGCAGATCCCACCACGTGCCCCCGCGCGCCGGCAAGCCGGTTACCCGGCCGGTGGCGCCAGCAGGGCCCGGACCAGGGCCCTCAGGGTCAGCTGGAACAGCCGCTCAGGATCGACCGGCCGGGCCAGTGCGCGGGCCAGCGGGGGGTCGTGGGGGGCGTCGGCCGGGTCCCAGAGCTCGCTTTCGGCGGGGGACTGGGCGGGGGAGCGTTCGCGATTGCGCTCGACCAGGACGAAGCCGATGATCTGGAACTGGATCGCGCGCACCGCGTCCGCGGCCCGGGTCCCGCGCAGACCCGCCGCGTGCACCTCGTGGACCAGGGCCTGCTGGGCGGGCAGGAACATCCGGTCGGTGAGCCCGCGCTCGTGGACCATCGCGATCAGGTGCGGGCGCTCGCGCAGCTCGCGGCGCAGGATCCGGGCGACCGAGACGATGCGGTCGCCGGGGTTGCGGCCGACCGGCCGGATGGCGCCCATCTCCTCCACGGTCCGCTCCACGAGGGCGTCGAGCAGTGATTCGCGGTTGCCGACGTGCCAGTAGATGGAGGTCACCGCGGTGCCCAGTTCGGCGGCGAGCTTGCGCATGGTGAGGGCGGCCGGGCCGTGCTGCTTGACGAGGGAGGCGGCGGCGTCCAGTACCTCCGCGCGGGTCAGCGTGGTTCTGGCCATCTGTCCGTCCCAACTTTCTGTCGATCCGTCAGATCAGGTGCGTGCAGGGGTCTTTACCCTTCATCGGTCCCGGTGTAACTGTGTTACAGAACCAGCTGCGTCAGAACCGACTGCGTCCTAGACGAAGGATGGTGCGATAGATGGCACGCGTACGGTACGGAGCGCGCACCGAGGCCGAGATCGCCGCTTCGCGCGAGAAGAGTTCCAAGCTCCCCGACATCTGGTCCACCGGCGTGGTGGCCGTCTGGGAGACCGACCCGGACGTGGTGGCGGCGGTCCTGCCACCGCCGCTGAAGCCCACCGAGCGGCCCCTGGTGCGGGCCAACATCAGCAAGGTGGACCTGCCCGGCTACCCGCTCGGCGCCGGTTCGGTGGCCGTCGCCGCCCAGCACGACGGGGTCGAGGGCTGGTACCCGCTGGTCATGCCGATGAGCATGGAGCGCGCCCTGATCGGAGGCCGCGAGGTCTTCGGTGAGCCGAAGAAGCTCGGCGAGATCACCGTCGAGCGCGAGGGCCTGGTCGTCCGGGCCTCGCTCGCCCGGCACGGGATCGCCTTCGTGGAGGTGCGCGGCGCCGTGGACCGCGAGCTGCCGCTGCCCGAGCCCACCGTGAAGACCGACTTCTACTTCAAGTTCCTCCCCGCGGTGGACGGTTCGGGCTTCGACGCCGATCCGGTGCTGGTGCACTGCACCCGCAACGAGAAGGTCCGCAAGCTGGAGCACATCACCGGCGACGTGGTGCTCCGGGAGTCGATGTTCGATCCGATCGCCGATCTCCCCGTACGCCGCCTCGTCGAGCTCACCATCGGCGAGAAGACCACCGACCAGCGGGGCAAGGTCGTCGAGCGGGTCAGCGCCCAGGCCCTGCTCCCGTACATCCACCAGCGCTACGACGACCCCATGCAGATCCTCGACGGACCGCCCGAGGGGAGCGTCTGATGCGACTCGAACCGGGACAGGTGGCCGTGGTCACCGGAGCCGCGAGCGGCATCGGCCTCGCCATGGCCCGCCGCTTCGCCGCCGAGGGGCTGAAGGTGGTCCTCGCCGACGTGGAGGAGGGCGCCCTGCGCAAGGCCGCCGACGAACTCGCCGCCGACGGCGCCGAGGTGCTCGCCAAACTCGTCGACGTCAGCGACCGCGACTCCGTGATCTCCCTCGCCGACGCCGCCTACGAGACCTTCGGCGCCGTGCACGTCCTCTGCAACAACGCCGGCGTCGGCTCCGGAGCCGAGGGCCGCATGTGGGAGCACGAGCCCAACGACTGGAAATGGGCCTTCTCCGTCAACGTCTGGGGCGTCTTCCACGGCATCCAGGCCTTCGTCCCCCGCATGATCGTGGCCGGCGGCCCCGGCCACATCGTCAACACCTCCTCCGGCGACGGCGGCATCGCCCCGCTGCCCACCGCCTCGGTCTACGCGGTGACCAAGGCGGCCGTGGTCACCATGACCGAGTCGCTCTACGCCCACCTCAAGGCCGAGGGCGCGGCCATCGGCGCCTCCGTGCTCTTCCCCGGACCGCACATGCTGCGCACCGGGCTGTGGGAGTCGCACCGCAACCGGCCCGACCGGTACGCCAAGGAGCGCCCGCGCAAGTCCCCGTACCGCAGCCTCGACCAGTACGAGGCCGCGATGAAGCAGGCCGGCCACGAGGTGAACTTCACCCCGGTCGAGGACGTCGCCGACCACGTCGTCGACGGCATCCGCGCCGACCGCTTCTGGATGCTGCCCGACAGCGAGCACAGCGACCGGCAGATCCGCGCCCGGTCGCAGTCGATGCTCGACCGCGCCAACCCCGCCTACCTGGAAAGCTTCATCCTCGACTGAGGAGCCTCAATCGTGAGTGCGTACGAAGACCCGTACCTGATCATCTCCTCCGACTGTCACGCGGGGCTGCCCACCGAGCAGTACCGCCCCTACCTGGACAGCGCCTTCCACCCGCAGTTCGACGAGTTCCTCGGCGAGCGCGATGCCCGCCGCGCCGAGGCCACCAAGCTCGGCGTGCGCAACGAGGCCTTCGCCGAGAAGTGGTTCCACGACCACGAGGAAGGCCTCAAGGGCGGCTGGGACGTCACGCAGAGGCTGAAGGAACTCGACGGCGACGGCGTGGCCGCCGAAGTCGTGTTCCCCGACGCCGACGCCGTGGACAGCCAGACCGCCGCCCCCTTCGGAGTGGGCCTCGGCCTCTCCGGGGACCAGGACCCCGAGCTCGGCATGGCCGGCGCCCAGGCGCACAACCGGTGGCTCGCCGAGTTCGTCTCGGAGAACCCCGAGCGGCACTGCGGGGTGGCCCTGCTGCCCATCACCGGCGATCCAGACAAGGTCGTCGCCGAGATATACCGGGCCAAGGCGTCCGGGCTCGGCGCCCTGATGATCCCGGCCATGTGGGTGGACAAGGCCCCCTACCACGACCGCCGTTACGACCCGGTGTGGGCCGCGGCGGCCGAGACGCAGATGCCGATCGTCACCCACTCGGGCTCCTCGCCGCGCCACGAGTACGGGGACCACCTGGGCATCTTCGTCTCCGAGGTCACCTGGTGGCCGGCCCGCCCGCTGTGGTTCCTGCTCTGGTCCGGGGTCTTCGAGCGGCACCCGGGACTGAAGTTCGGCGTCGCCGAGTCGGGCTGCTGGTGGCTGCCGAACCAGCTCTGGTTCATGGACCGGCTCTACCTCGGCGCACACGGCGGCAAGAAGCTCTCGCCGTTCGAGGAGCTGAAGCGGCCGCCGAGCGAATACCTGGACCGGCAGGTGTTCGTCTGCGCCACCAACACCAAGCGGCGCGAGCTGGCCCAGCGCTACGAGATCGGCGTGGACAACATCCTGTGGGGCTCGGACTTCCCGCACCCCGAGGGGACCTGGCCGAACACCCGCAACTGGCTGAAGAACACCTTCCACGACATCCCCGTCGAGGAGACCCGCCGGATGCTGGGCCTGGCCGCGGCCGAGGTCTTCGGCTTCGACACCGAGAAGCTGGCGCCGATCGCCCGCCGCATCGGCCCCACCCCGGCCGAGCTCGGCCAGAGCGAGGACCAGGCGGCCGTCGAAGCCTCCTGGGCGCGCTCGCGCGACGTGGGCCGGCACTGGCTGACCGACAACGACTTCCCGGTGCTGGGGGTGAACCCGTGAGTCCGAACTCCGAGGACCGCTACACGGTCATCTCCGCCGACTGCCACGCGGGCGCCGACCTGCTGGACTACAAGCCGTACCTGGAGAAGCGCCACCACGCCGAGTTCGACGCCTGGGCCGCGACCTACGTCAACCCGTACGAGGACCTCCTCGCGGACACGGCCGACCGCAACTGGAACTCGCAGCGGCGCCTCACCGAGCTCGAAGCCGACGGGATCGTCGCGGAGGTGCTCTTCCCGAACACCATCCCGCCGTTCTTCCCCAAGGCCTCGCTGATGGCCCAGCCCCCGACGGCGGCCGAGTACGAGATGCGCTGGGCCGGGCTCCAGGCCCACAACCGGTGGCTGGCGGACTTCTGCGCGGACGCGCCGGGCCGCCGGGCGGGCGTGGTCCAGATCCTGCTGAACGACGTGGACGCGGCGGTCAAGGAGATCCGCCGCACCCGCAACGCGGGCCTGACCGGCGGCATCCTGCTGCCCGGCGTCCCGCCCGGCTCCACCGTTCCCGAGCTCTACTCGGAGGTCTACGACCCGATCTGGGCCGTCTGCGACGAGCTGGACGTCCCGGTCAACCACCACGGCGGCTCCGCCTCGCCGCCGCTGGGCGACGAGCCGGCGGCGCGGGCCGTCTTCATGGTGGAGACCACCTGGTTCTCCCACCGGGCCCTGTGGCACCTCATCTTCGGCGGAGCCTTCCGCCGCAACCCCGGGCTGAAGCTGGTCCTGACGGAGCAGGGCTCCGGCTGGATCCCGGGCGTGATCGAGATGCTGGACTACTACCACGGCCGCCTGGTCGCGGCCTCGGCCACCGCCGAGGCAAAGTTCGGCGCCGGGCTGGCGGAGTCCATGGGCAAGGGGCCGAGCGAGGTCTGGCGGGAGAACTGCTTCGTGGGAGCGAGCTTCATGCGCCCCCACGAGGTCCCGCTGCGGGACCGGATCGGCCTCGACAAGATCATGTGGGGCAGCGACTACCCCCACGACGAGGGCACCACGCCCTACTCCCGCGAGGGCCTGCGCATCGCCTACGCGGGCCTGCCCCGCGAGGAGGTCGCCGCCATGGTCGGCGGCAACGCCGCCCGCGTGTACGGCTTCGACCTCGCCCTCCTGGACGCGGTCGCCGCCAAGCACGGCCCCCTCGTCTCGGAGGTCGCGCAGCCCCTGACGGAGGTCCCGCCGGGAGCCACCAGCCCGGCCTTCGCCCGCGGGGGCTCGGTCCGGGTCTGGTGACCGGGAGCGCGCGAACGCCCCGTAGCACCGGGGCCGCCTGACCCGGGGGTCCCGGCGGTCCCGGCGCGCCGGGTGCTCCGGGTGCTCCCGCCGGAGCGGCTCAGTCCCTGCGGACGAGCCGCTCCGGCGGGATCAGCTCGGTACCCCTCACGTGGGTGCCCCGGCGCAGTTCGATCACCAGCTGCTCCACGGGCGCGAGCGGCGACAGGTCCACGGTCCCCAGGCATTCGCTCAGCACGAGCCGGCGCAGCGCGGGGAACTCGCGCAGCGCCTCCAGCGACCCCTCCAGGGCGCACCGGATCAGCACGAGCCGGCCGAGGCGTTCGTACGGCAGGAGGGCTCCGGCCGACACCGGCGCGGCGTGCCGGATCTGCAGCGCGGTCAGTCCCCTGAGCGGCAGCGAGCGCACCAGCTGCCGGTACTGCCCGCTCCCGGCGACCGTCAGCTTCTCCACCCGCGGCCAGCGCTCGATCCCGTCGAGCGTCATCCGGCGGGCGCCCTGCCACAGGTGCAGCGCGGTCAGCGAGTCCGCTGCGGGGACGTCCCCGATCCGGCGCTGCTCCGGCTCGAAGCCGATGACCAGCGAGCGCAGGCCGGCCGCGCCCGCCAGCGGGGCGAGCGAGAGGTCGTCGCGGAGGTAGCCGAAGGCGAGGCTGTCCGCCCGGAGTTCGCCCACCACCTCGATCCCGGTGACCTGCGGGCAGTCCAGGACGCCCAGGTGCCGCAGCGCGGACTGCCCGGCCAGCGGGGACAGATCGGCCAGCCGCGGATTGCGGTGCAGGGTCAGCGACTCCAGGTCCCGCCGCCGCACGAGCTCCGGCGGGATCGGGCCGTCCCAGGTGACGTGCAGCCGGCGGACGTGCCGGAGCCGGTCCAGGGCCCGTAACTGTCCGGGCGTCCGCACGTGCAGGTGGGCCGTGTTCATGGGGGCGTCCGCGAGGACCGTGTCCGCGTACACGTCCACGGGGAACCGCCCCCAGGCGTCGGAGAGTTCGCGGGCGGCCTCGTAGCGGTCGTCCGTCCGGAAGCCCGCGATCACCTGGAGCGCCCGGTCGCCGCCGACGAGCGCCGCCGTACGGATCGTCGCGGCGGCCTCGGCCTCGACGAGCCCGGCCGGCTCCGGGAGCAGCTCCAGTACCAGCTCCCCGGCCTTGGCCAGCTCCTCGGCCTGGCCCGGGGAGCGAGGGGGCAGCAGGAGCGCCGTCCGGGCCGTCACCTCGCGCCGGACCTCCGGATCCAGCTCCGGCGCGTGTTCCAGGCAGGCGGCCGCGAGCAGCACGAGCCGGCTGCGGTCGGGCTCCGACTGATCGGCTCGTGCAAGCAACTCGCGTAGCAGATAGGCCCGTTCGTCGGGACGGGCATGGCCCACGGCCATCCGGACCACGTTGTCCCAGGTGTACTCGTGCGCATTGCGCACGAGGACGCCGAAGTCCCGTGCCTCCACCGCCGCCTTGGCGCCGAGGTAGTCCTGGAAGGTCTGGTGGACGAACAGGACCGAGCCCGGTACCGGCTCGCGGAGCAACCCGCTGCGGATCAGCAGGTGACGGAACACCGTCTGCGCGCTGCCCTGCGCCTTGACCTGGGGCATGGAGTCGAGCGAGGAGGCGATCATCCCGATCGCCTCCTCGGCGGAGGCCTCCACCTGTCCGTTGCGGATCAGCCAGTACGCCAGCCGCTGGAGCAGCAGGGTCTGCTCGTCCCGGCTGAGGTAGACGCCCTCGATCCCGGAGATGTCCCGTTCGCTGTCGCGGCGGATCAGCAGCATGTCCAGAGCCGTGTCGTAGAGCTCCTTGCGGGCCCGGGGCAGATGCATCCGGCGGTCCCGGTTCAGTGCACAGAGCAGGGCGCACATGAGCGGGTTCGTCGCCAGCCTGCCCAGGTCCCGGCGCGATCCCACGGCCTCCAGGAGGGCCTTCTCGTACCGGTCGAGCAGGTCGCGCTCCGGCCCCTCGCCCTGGCCGTGCGCCTCCGCCCGGGCGGAGGCGTGCCAGTGCGTGATGAAGGCGCCGACGTCGTCCCGGTCCATCGGCAGCAGGGCGAGGGAGGTGAAACCGTGGGCGGCCAGCCAGTCCTCGGGTACGGCCGAGTGGCGGGTGGTGACCACGAAGCGGGCCTGCGGGTACTCGGTGAGCAGGGCCCGCAGCCAGGACTCGGTCCTGTCGCGCAGCCGCGGAGGAACCTCGTCCACTCCGTCGATCAGCACCAGGGCCCGCCCGGAGGCGAGGAGTCCGGTGATCCAGCCCTCCGGAGGCAGGAGCGGGACCCCGGTCGCGCCGAGCCAGTCCTGCGGCCGGGGCAGGCCGGCGGGGGAGTTGAAGGAGCGCAGCGGCAGGACGAAGGGGACCAGGCCGTTCCAGTCCGGCAGCTGGGGTCCGAAGCTGTTCCGGGCCGCATTGAGGGCCAGCCATTTCACGAGGGTGCTCTTGCCCGAGCCGGCCGGGCCGCGCAGCAGCACGCGCTCCGTCGCGTTGAGCGCCACCTCGGCCTTCACCGAGCTCTGCAGGCCCGGCTCTTCGAGGAACTCCCCGCCGCTGACCGCGAGGCTGATGTAGGCCAGGTCCAGCGACCAGTCCTGGCGGTCCTGGCTGAGCGTCAGGCCGTACAGCTGGACCCGCCCCTGGGCCCCGGCGACGTACCGGGCGTACTGCTCCTCGAAGGCCGCGGCGGCCTCCGCGTCGGCTGCGGCGCGGGGGTCGTCCGTGGCCCGGGGGTCGTTCGCGGCGCGGGGGTCCTCGCCCCGGGCGGAGCTCCCGTCCTCGGCGGTCCGGCCGCCGAGGCACAGCACGAACAGCTCCCGGTAGGCGGCCTCCGCCGCGGGGGTCAGTTCCGCGGGCGGCGGGGGCACGGGGACGGCCGAGGGGTCGTGGGCGGCCGTGACGAGGGCCCCGGCCTGTTTCGGGCCGAGCGCGGCGAACGCCCGGCCGACGGCGGCCACCGCCGCGGAGCGGTCGGGCTCGTCCAGCCCCGCGCTCGCCTCCGTCAGCAGGGCGATCAGCCTGTTCGCGCGGCGCAGCAGGTCGGGGCCGTTCTCCCGCACCGGCCTGATCCGGATTCCCCCCGGCGGCCGGGCCCTGGCCAGCGCCCGCGCCACGGCGTCCGCCGCCTCCAAGGCGATCCCCTCGAAACCCGGTTCGTACCCCATCCCCATGCCCTCCCCTTGGCCCGGACACCCTCACCGGGAAGCATCTCGTGAACCGTCGGTAACACCGATGGATACCGATCGGTAACAACCCCTAGCCGAGCCCCCGAACCCGCCTCTATGGTGCGGACATGCCGAACCTGCCCGATGTCGTGCTGTGGTCCATACCCGCCTTTGTCCTGCTCACCGTCATAGAGCTGGTGAGCTATCGCATCCATCCCGACGAGGACGCCGCCGGGTACGAGACCAAGGACGCCGTCACCAGCCTCGGCATGGGGATCGGCAGCCTCGGCTTCGACTTCCTCTGGAAGATCCCGATCGTCGCGATCTACACCGCGGTCTACGAGCTCACCCCGCTGCGCGTCCCCGTCCTGTGGTGGACCGTTCCGCTGATGCTGCTCGCCCAGGACTTCCTCTACTACTGGCAGCACCGCGGCCACCACGTGATCCGGATCCTGTGGGCCTGCCACGTCGTCCACCACAGCAGCCGCAAGTTCAACCTCACCACCGCCCTGCGCCAGCCCTGGACCAGCGCCACCTCCTGGCCGTTCTACCTCCCGATGATCGCGCTCGGCGTGCACCCGGCCGCCATCGCGTTCTGCTACTCGGTCAACCTCGTCTACCAGTTCTGGATCCACACCGAGCGCATCGGCAAACTGCCCCGGCCCATCGAGTTCGTCTTCAACTCGCCCTCCCACCACCGCGTCCACCACGCCTCCCAGGGCGGCTACCTGGACCGGAACTTCGGCGGCATCCTGATCGTCTGGGACCGGATGTTCGGCTCCTGGGTGGGGGAGACGGACAAGCCCGTCTTCGGCCTCACCAAGAACATCGAGACCTACAACCCGCTGCGCGTCGCCACCCACGAGTACGCCTCCATCGCCCGGGACGTACGCGGGGCCACCACCTGGCGCGAGCGCGCCGGACGCGTCTTCGGCGGCCCCGGCTGGCAGCCGGCGCAGGCAGGGCAGCCCGCGCAGGCCGCCCCCGCCGAGGCGTCCGCGTCCGCGCCCGCCCCGGAGCACGCCGCGTGAGCGCCGCCGGGTCCACCGATCGCGCGCAGTCCCGTACGCCCTCCTGGGCGCGCCCCGCCGTCCCCCCGGGCTCCGGCCCCGCCACCAGGGCGCTGCTCGTCGCCTTCGCGGCCGCCACCGCCGTGGACCTCGGATCCCTGCTGGCGGACTGGCACACCGGGCACCTCATCGCCAAGCCGCTGCTGATGCCGCTGCTCGTTGTTTACGTGATCACCCGCCGCGCCCCCCGCCTGCTGATCGCGGCCCTGCTGTTCGGCTGGGGCGGGGACCTGGCCCTGCTCTTCGACGCCGATCCCGCCTTCCTGATCGGCATGGGCTCCTTCGCCGCCGGGCACGTCTGCTACCTCGTGCTGTTCGGCCGCCGCCGGACGGGCCCCCTGCTCGGGGCCGCGTACGCCGCCGCGCTCCTGTCCACCGTCACGCTGCTCTGGGGCGACCTGCCCGCGGAGCTGCGGATCCCGGTCGCCGGGTACAGCCTGCTGCTCACCGCCATGGCCTACCGCTCCAGCGCCCTGGGGCGGCGGGCCGGGCTCGGCGGGGCGCTGTTCCTGCTCTCCGACACCCTCATCGCCACAGGGGTCGCCGAGTGGCCCCAGCTGCCCCGCCCCGACTTCTGGGTCATGGCGACCTACGTGGCGGCCCAGTACCTGCTGGCCACGGGAGCACTCGCGCCGGAGCGGGCGTACGGTAGGGAGGCCCTACAGGGCTCAACCATTTCCTAGCCGGAGGACTGCACCACCATGCGCGCCACCGTCATCCACGCCCCGCACGACATCCGCGTGGAGGAGGTGCCCGACGCTGCGATCCAGCGCCCCGAGGACGCCGTCGTCCGCGTCCTGCGTGCCTGCATCTGCGGCAGCGACCTCTGGGCCTACCAGGGCGTGGCCAAGCGGCAGCCGGGCCAGCGGATCGGCCACGAGTTCCTCGGCGTCGTCGAGGAGACCGGCTCCGCCGTCTCCGGCCTGCGCGCCGGCGACCTCGTCGTGGCCCCCTTCATGTGGTCCGACGGCACCTGCGACTACTGCACCGAGGGTCTGTACACCTCCTGCGAGCACGGCGGCTTCTGGGGCTCGGT is a window encoding:
- a CDS encoding amidohydrolase family protein, which translates into the protein MSAYEDPYLIISSDCHAGLPTEQYRPYLDSAFHPQFDEFLGERDARRAEATKLGVRNEAFAEKWFHDHEEGLKGGWDVTQRLKELDGDGVAAEVVFPDADAVDSQTAAPFGVGLGLSGDQDPELGMAGAQAHNRWLAEFVSENPERHCGVALLPITGDPDKVVAEIYRAKASGLGALMIPAMWVDKAPYHDRRYDPVWAAAAETQMPIVTHSGSSPRHEYGDHLGIFVSEVTWWPARPLWFLLWSGVFERHPGLKFGVAESGCWWLPNQLWFMDRLYLGAHGGKKLSPFEELKRPPSEYLDRQVFVCATNTKRRELAQRYEIGVDNILWGSDFPHPEGTWPNTRNWLKNTFHDIPVEETRRMLGLAAAEVFGFDTEKLAPIARRIGPTPAELGQSEDQAAVEASWARSRDVGRHWLTDNDFPVLGVNP
- a CDS encoding NACHT domain-containing NTPase gives rise to the protein MGYEPGFEGIALEAADAVARALARARPPGGIRIRPVRENGPDLLRRANRLIALLTEASAGLDEPDRSAAVAAVGRAFAALGPKQAGALVTAAHDPSAVPVPPPPAELTPAAEAAYRELFVLCLGGRTAEDGSSARGEDPRAANDPRATDDPRAAADAEAAAAFEEQYARYVAGAQGRVQLYGLTLSQDRQDWSLDLAYISLAVSGGEFLEEPGLQSSVKAEVALNATERVLLRGPAGSGKSTLVKWLALNAARNSFGPQLPDWNGLVPFVLPLRSFNSPAGLPRPQDWLGATGVPLLPPEGWITGLLASGRALVLIDGVDEVPPRLRDRTESWLRALLTEYPQARFVVTTRHSAVPEDWLAAHGFTSLALLPMDRDDVGAFITHWHASARAEAHGQGEGPERDLLDRYEKALLEAVGSRRDLGRLATNPLMCALLCALNRDRRMHLPRARKELYDTALDMLLIRRDSERDISGIEGVYLSRDEQTLLLQRLAYWLIRNGQVEASAEEAIGMIASSLDSMPQVKAQGSAQTVFRHLLIRSGLLREPVPGSVLFVHQTFQDYLGAKAAVEARDFGVLVRNAHEYTWDNVVRMAVGHARPDERAYLLRELLARADQSEPDRSRLVLLAAACLEHAPELDPEVRREVTARTALLLPPRSPGQAEELAKAGELVLELLPEPAGLVEAEAAATIRTAALVGGDRALQVIAGFRTDDRYEAARELSDAWGRFPVDVYADTVLADAPMNTAHLHVRTPGQLRALDRLRHVRRLHVTWDGPIPPELVRRRDLESLTLHRNPRLADLSPLAGQSALRHLGVLDCPQVTGIEVVGELRADSLAFGYLRDDLSLAPLAGAAGLRSLVIGFEPEQRRIGDVPAADSLTALHLWQGARRMTLDGIERWPRVEKLTVAGSGQYRQLVRSLPLRGLTALQIRHAAPVSAGALLPYERLGRLVLIRCALEGSLEALREFPALRRLVLSECLGTVDLSPLAPVEQLVIELRRGTHVRGTELIPPERLVRRD
- a CDS encoding amidohydrolase family protein; translation: MSPNSEDRYTVISADCHAGADLLDYKPYLEKRHHAEFDAWAATYVNPYEDLLADTADRNWNSQRRLTELEADGIVAEVLFPNTIPPFFPKASLMAQPPTAAEYEMRWAGLQAHNRWLADFCADAPGRRAGVVQILLNDVDAAVKEIRRTRNAGLTGGILLPGVPPGSTVPELYSEVYDPIWAVCDELDVPVNHHGGSASPPLGDEPAARAVFMVETTWFSHRALWHLIFGGAFRRNPGLKLVLTEQGSGWIPGVIEMLDYYHGRLVAASATAEAKFGAGLAESMGKGPSEVWRENCFVGASFMRPHEVPLRDRIGLDKIMWGSDYPHDEGTTPYSREGLRIAYAGLPREEVAAMVGGNAARVYGFDLALLDAVAAKHGPLVSEVAQPLTEVPPGATSPAFARGGSVRVW
- a CDS encoding lysoplasmalogenase, producing the protein MLVAFAAATAVDLGSLLADWHTGHLIAKPLLMPLLVVYVITRRAPRLLIAALLFGWGGDLALLFDADPAFLIGMGSFAAGHVCYLVLFGRRRTGPLLGAAYAAALLSTVTLLWGDLPAELRIPVAGYSLLLTAMAYRSSALGRRAGLGGALFLLSDTLIATGVAEWPQLPRPDFWVMATYVAAQYLLATGALAPERAYGREALQGSTIS
- a CDS encoding TetR/AcrR family transcriptional regulator; amino-acid sequence: MARTTLTRAEVLDAAASLVKQHGPAALTMRKLAAELGTAVTSIYWHVGNRESLLDALVERTVEEMGAIRPVGRNPGDRIVSVARILRRELRERPHLIAMVHERGLTDRMFLPAQQALVHEVHAAGLRGTRAADAVRAIQFQIIGFVLVERNRERSPAQSPAESELWDPADAPHDPPLARALARPVDPERLFQLTLRALVRALLAPPAG
- a CDS encoding SDR family NAD(P)-dependent oxidoreductase yields the protein MRLEPGQVAVVTGAASGIGLAMARRFAAEGLKVVLADVEEGALRKAADELAADGAEVLAKLVDVSDRDSVISLADAAYETFGAVHVLCNNAGVGSGAEGRMWEHEPNDWKWAFSVNVWGVFHGIQAFVPRMIVAGGPGHIVNTSSGDGGIAPLPTASVYAVTKAAVVTMTESLYAHLKAEGAAIGASVLFPGPHMLRTGLWESHRNRPDRYAKERPRKSPYRSLDQYEAAMKQAGHEVNFTPVEDVADHVVDGIRADRFWMLPDSEHSDRQIRARSQSMLDRANPAYLESFILD
- a CDS encoding acetoacetate decarboxylase family protein, translated to MARVRYGARTEAEIAASREKSSKLPDIWSTGVVAVWETDPDVVAAVLPPPLKPTERPLVRANISKVDLPGYPLGAGSVAVAAQHDGVEGWYPLVMPMSMERALIGGREVFGEPKKLGEITVEREGLVVRASLARHGIAFVEVRGAVDRELPLPEPTVKTDFYFKFLPAVDGSGFDADPVLVHCTRNEKVRKLEHITGDVVLRESMFDPIADLPVRRLVELTIGEKTTDQRGKVVERVSAQALLPYIHQRYDDPMQILDGPPEGSV
- a CDS encoding sterol desaturase family protein, yielding MPNLPDVVLWSIPAFVLLTVIELVSYRIHPDEDAAGYETKDAVTSLGMGIGSLGFDFLWKIPIVAIYTAVYELTPLRVPVLWWTVPLMLLAQDFLYYWQHRGHHVIRILWACHVVHHSSRKFNLTTALRQPWTSATSWPFYLPMIALGVHPAAIAFCYSVNLVYQFWIHTERIGKLPRPIEFVFNSPSHHRVHHASQGGYLDRNFGGILIVWDRMFGSWVGETDKPVFGLTKNIETYNPLRVATHEYASIARDVRGATTWRERAGRVFGGPGWQPAQAGQPAQAAPAEASASAPAPEHAA